The Chloroflexota bacterium genome window below encodes:
- a CDS encoding zinc ribbon domain-containing protein translates to MPFCRKCGHEVDSDDQFCYECGAPVGPTVGQADKRGKVKAPKKPTPQEITPEPLATKQEVVSTPGKPPIKPQRETGKRRIGWPVMKPQPIVPTQTVAAEEIPTEAPKKAGKLRIRWPIILGAAVAVVALGVATWWFAFSSPGELVFKDDFSNTDNGWLVESGDWGGIAYSNGELAIHRKTALWAFSTNDNVGEQTDFIVEVDARKIPEGEDNTDCSILFRFQDNKNFYGFYVAPRGNYSVWKKVGGEWTKLIDWTESDYIKTGTSTNKLKVVCQGQKMDFYINGHKVDTTNDDTFIEGKIAISVTSVESTPAIEYHFDNFKLYKIGLATIDNYPNVTSFSVPSTSIKQGETLTFSYSVSDDIGLKQVELWREDSTAGVSFRPIKTTSVSGKSYTGSFSDAPSAPGAYWYGLHAVDTNNEWNCERNSRTGFSPGVYGPIHVVVEASE, encoded by the coding sequence ATGCCGTTCTGCAGGAAATGCGGACATGAAGTAGACAGTGATGACCAGTTCTGCTATGAATGTGGAGCCCCGGTGGGACCAACAGTCGGACAGGCAGACAAACGAGGCAAAGTCAAAGCTCCGAAAAAGCCCACCCCACAAGAAATCACGCCAGAGCCTCTTGCAACGAAGCAAGAAGTTGTGTCAACCCCAGGAAAACCACCAATCAAACCACAGAGAGAGACCGGCAAACGTAGAATCGGGTGGCCGGTTATGAAGCCCCAGCCAATAGTCCCAACTCAAACTGTGGCCGCAGAAGAGATACCAACAGAGGCACCGAAAAAAGCCGGCAAACTTAGAATCAGGTGGCCAATTATCCTAGGGGCAGCAGTGGCGGTTGTCGCCCTGGGAGTTGCTACTTGGTGGTTCGCCTTTTCCTCACCGGGAGAGCTGGTATTTAAAGACGACTTTAGCAACACCGACAATGGCTGGTTAGTAGAATCGGGCGACTGGGGAGGCATAGCGTATTCAAATGGCGAGCTCGCCATACACAGAAAAACGGCGTTATGGGCGTTTTCAACAAATGACAACGTAGGCGAGCAGACCGATTTCATCGTCGAGGTCGATGCCAGGAAGATACCCGAGGGAGAAGACAACACCGATTGCAGCATCCTCTTCCGATTTCAGGACAACAAGAACTTCTACGGCTTCTACGTCGCGCCAAGGGGCAATTACTCGGTGTGGAAAAAGGTGGGAGGCGAATGGACTAAGTTAATAGACTGGACAGAATCAGACTACATAAAAACCGGCACCTCCACTAACAAGCTTAAGGTGGTCTGCCAGGGACAAAAGATGGATTTCTACATCAACGGCCACAAGGTTGACACCACCAATGACGACACCTTCATTGAAGGTAAAATCGCCATTTCGGTGACCAGTGTAGAGTCAACGCCCGCCATCGAGTACCATTTCGACAATTTCAAGCTATACAAGATAGGATTAGCCACAATTGACAATTATCCCAATGTCACCTCCTTCTCTGTTCCTTCCACTTCGATCAAGCAAGGTGAAACTCTCACTTTCTCCTATAGCGTCTCAGATGATATTGGCTTAAAGCAGGTGGAATTATGGCGAGAGGATAGTACTGCTGGGGTGTCTTTCAGACCGATTAAGACGACCTCTGTCTCCGGTAAGAGTTATACCGGCTCCTTCTCCGATGCTCCATCTGCACCAGGTGCCTATTGGTATGGTCTACATGCGGTAGATACTAATAATGAGTGGAATTGCGAGAGAAATTCACGAACCGGTTTTTCACCAGGTGTCTATGGCCCGATACATGTGGTAGTAGAAGCATCTGAGTAA
- a CDS encoding DUF1080 domain-containing protein: MPFCKKCGYEIYSDDQFCYRCGAPMGPTPKRVKARAPAKPQPITPTETAPVHEIPTEAPKKAGKFRLRWLVISVAAVVVVGLGIAAWWWFAGSAPEKLVFKDDFGNTGSGWWVSSGDWGSTGYSNGELKMQRKTAGWGYADNENIGRQTDFIVEVAARKIPEGEDTTDCSILFRLQDNNNLYGFYVQPRGKYSVWKRVEGKWTVLIDWAESDYIKTGTSTNKLKVVCQGQKMDFYINGHKVNTIKDNTFVSGQIALSVYSEESTPTTEYRFDNFRVYALKTPVEKEPSGKPLFEDDFSSSNSGWWVGSGDWGGVAYSNGELVMYRKEGGNWTYTTNENISQQTDFAVEVDARKIPEGMDFNYCGILFRFQDADNYYGFFVNSKGEYDIGKSVSGQFSKLKDWTRSDYIKTGTSTNKLKVVCKGTTIEVYANGHKLATVEDNSLSAGEIALEVFTNESTPTTEYRFDNLKLYPAGALGETSVTEPTASEATSAEEAASEGTSTESTGEWLLYSSDAFGFSVEYPSSWSLNTFMEFLGTVLITEPGGKAVISTSVLPVGSVILDDLVSGITDYQKQNDFYYELISNNPVTHQGISARIVECVYQEEAEKPRYRSSQLFTIVDGMKYSIELRVTPPADYGSYSQLFQKVMASFHVP; this comes from the coding sequence ATGCCATTCTGTAAGAAATGTGGATATGAAATATACAGCGACGACCAGTTCTGTTATCGCTGTGGTGCCCCAATGGGACCGACACCCAAGCGAGTCAAAGCCAGGGCTCCGGCAAAGCCCCAGCCAATAACCCCCACTGAAACTGCGCCCGTACATGAGATACCGACCGAAGCACCGAAAAAAGCTGGCAAATTTAGACTTAGGTGGCTAGTTATATCAGTGGCAGCGGTAGTAGTTGTCGGCTTGGGAATTGCCGCTTGGTGGTGGTTTGCCGGCTCCGCCCCAGAAAAGCTGGTATTTAAGGACGACTTCGGCAACACTGGCAGCGGCTGGTGGGTGAGTTCAGGTGACTGGGGAAGCACAGGATATTCGAACGGCGAGTTGAAGATGCAGAGGAAAACCGCAGGCTGGGGGTATGCAGACAACGAAAATATAGGCCGGCAGACCGATTTCATCGTCGAAGTCGCTGCTAGGAAAATACCCGAGGGAGAAGACACCACCGATTGCAGCATCCTCTTCCGGCTTCAGGACAACAATAACCTCTACGGGTTCTACGTCCAGCCAAGGGGCAAGTACTCGGTGTGGAAAAGGGTGGAAGGCAAATGGACTGTATTGATAGACTGGGCCGAATCAGACTACATAAAAACCGGCACCTCCACAAACAAGCTTAAGGTGGTCTGCCAAGGACAAAAGATGGATTTCTACATCAACGGCCACAAGGTCAATACCATCAAGGACAACACCTTCGTCTCAGGCCAAATCGCCCTATCTGTGTACAGCGAAGAGTCCACCCCCACAACGGAATACCGTTTCGACAATTTCAGGGTCTACGCCCTCAAGACACCAGTCGAGAAAGAGCCGAGCGGAAAGCCGCTGTTCGAAGACGACTTCAGCAGCTCCAACAGCGGCTGGTGGGTTGGTTCAGGCGATTGGGGAGGCGTGGCATATTCGAATGGCGAGCTAGTCATGTACAGAAAAGAGGGAGGTAACTGGACATATACAACAAATGAAAACATAAGCCAACAGACCGATTTCGCCGTTGAAGTCGATGCTAGGAAGATACCCGAAGGCATGGATTTTAACTATTGTGGCATTCTTTTCCGGTTTCAAGATGCAGACAACTACTACGGGTTTTTTGTCAACAGCAAGGGCGAATACGATATAGGAAAGTCAGTTAGTGGACAATTCAGCAAGCTTAAAGACTGGACACGATCAGACTACATTAAGACCGGCACATCCACCAATAAGCTCAAGGTCGTCTGCAAGGGGACCACAATCGAGGTCTACGCCAACGGTCACAAACTTGCCACCGTTGAAGACAACAGCTTATCCGCAGGAGAAATCGCACTGGAAGTCTTTACCAACGAGTCCACCCCCACAACGGAATACCGTTTCGACAATCTCAAGCTGTATCCGGCAGGAGCACTGGGGGAAACGTCCGTCACTGAACCAACTGCCTCCGAGGCCACATCTGCCGAAGAAGCAGCATCTGAAGGCACTTCAACTGAATCCACCGGCGAATGGCTCCTATATTCAAGTGATGCCTTCGGATTCTCCGTTGAATATCCCTCATCCTGGTCGCTGAATACGTTTATGGAATTCCTAGGGACTGTCCTCATAACAGAGCCAGGCGGCAAAGCAGTTATCAGTACATCCGTCCTACCTGTAGGGAGCGTTATACTGGATGATCTTGTCAGTGGGATAACAGACTACCAAAAACAGAACGATTTCTACTATGAACTTATTTCCAACAACCCTGTAACTCACCAGGGAATTAGCGCCAGAATTGTAGAGTGCGTGTATCAAGAGGAGGCAGAAAAACCCAGGTACAGAAGCAGCCAGCTATTTACAATCGTCGATGGAATGAAATATAGCATCGAGCTGAGAGTGACGCCACCGGCAGACTACGGTTCCTACTCCCAGTTATTCCAGAAGGTTATGGCAAGCTTTCACGTTCCTTAG
- the nuoE gene encoding NADH-quinone oxidoreductase subunit NuoE: MPDELAKIVAEYKGEKGALIPILQKVQEKFGYLSEEAISEIAKSSRMSESEVFGVASFYAQFYFTRRGQHTVKVCLGTACHVRGGEKILDEIKRELGVESGGTTEDYKFSLERVACFGSCALAPVLVINKDVYGRMTVAKSKETVNKYR; the protein is encoded by the coding sequence GTGCCTGATGAACTAGCTAAGATAGTGGCTGAATACAAGGGGGAAAAGGGCGCATTAATTCCAATCCTACAAAAAGTCCAGGAAAAATTCGGTTATCTATCTGAAGAGGCAATTTCAGAGATAGCTAAATCATCACGAATGTCGGAAAGCGAAGTCTTTGGAGTTGCATCTTTTTATGCCCAATTTTATTTCACTCGCCGTGGCCAGCACACCGTGAAAGTCTGCTTAGGCACTGCATGTCATGTCCGCGGAGGTGAGAAAATTCTGGACGAAATCAAGAGGGAACTTGGTGTTGAATCCGGTGGCACAACAGAAGACTACAAATTCAGCTTAGAGAGAGTAGCCTGCTTCGGTTCCTGTGCTCTAGCTCCGGTATTGGTGATAAACAAAGATGTTTATGGACGGATGACAGTTGCCAAGTCAAAAGAGACTGTAAACAAATACCGATGA
- the nuoF gene encoding NADH-quinone oxidoreductase subunit NuoF: protein MTFEKIHKQAVSEWEALQSSSKPRLLVGAGTCGSAAGAMDVLKVINEELARQNIEAIVIQVGCMGLCFAEPMMGIVKPGHPQVIYGNLTPEIATQIVKDYLVADNPRADLALGYAGDGKADGIPNLFELPVLKPQVRVVLHNCGFIDPENINHYIANGGYSGLVKALKMSPEAIIEEIKKSGLRGRGGAGFSTGQKWDFCRKAPGREKYIICNADEGDPGAFMNRSLLEGDPHSVLEGMAIGAYTIGANQGYIYCRAEYPLALERLRLALRQMEEYGFIGDNILGSGFDFHLKIKEGAGAFVCGEETALMASIEGKRGMPRSRPPFPAISGLWGKPTNINNVETWADTARILQKGSEWYAGYGSEKSKGTKTFALVGKVERTGLIEVPLGITLRQIIYEIGGGILKGKEFKAVQTGGPSGGCLPPSMLDSPVDYESLAAAGSIMGSGGMIVADEDTCMVDLTKYFLNFTQAESCGKCPPCRVGTRQMLGILDRITRGEGKPEDIAQLERIAITVKQGSLCGLGQTAPNPVLTTIRYFRNEYEAHINEKRCPARVCKNLISFYILPDKCQGCMICLRACPVEAITGDKRMIHIIDQDKCIKCGTCTDVCPPRFAAITKVSGEQIEVPQQPVPIEASA, encoded by the coding sequence ATGACTTTCGAGAAAATCCACAAACAAGCAGTCTCAGAGTGGGAAGCGCTGCAATCAAGTAGTAAGCCGCGGCTCTTGGTGGGTGCCGGTACCTGTGGTAGTGCCGCTGGAGCCATGGATGTTCTCAAAGTTATTAATGAAGAACTGGCACGACAAAACATAGAGGCTATTGTTATCCAGGTCGGCTGCATGGGGTTATGTTTCGCCGAACCGATGATGGGCATAGTTAAGCCGGGGCACCCACAAGTCATCTACGGCAATTTAACACCTGAGATTGCTACTCAGATTGTTAAGGACTACCTGGTAGCCGATAACCCTCGTGCTGATTTAGCTCTAGGTTACGCGGGTGACGGCAAGGCTGATGGCATTCCCAACTTGTTCGAACTACCAGTGCTCAAGCCACAGGTCCGCGTAGTTCTGCACAACTGCGGTTTCATCGACCCCGAGAACATAAACCACTACATCGCTAACGGTGGCTACAGTGGGCTGGTCAAGGCATTAAAGATGTCCCCAGAAGCAATAATTGAAGAGATTAAGAAGTCAGGCTTGCGTGGCAGAGGCGGCGCCGGTTTCTCAACAGGGCAGAAATGGGATTTCTGCCGGAAAGCACCGGGGAGAGAAAAATATATAATTTGCAATGCCGACGAAGGTGACCCGGGCGCCTTCATGAACCGCTCACTACTAGAAGGTGACCCTCATTCAGTCCTGGAGGGGATGGCTATCGGGGCTTACACCATAGGAGCCAACCAAGGCTATATTTACTGTCGTGCCGAATACCCATTAGCTCTGGAAAGACTGAGGCTAGCTCTACGGCAAATGGAAGAGTATGGCTTTATTGGAGATAACATACTTGGCTCCGGCTTCGATTTTCACCTAAAGATTAAAGAGGGAGCAGGGGCGTTTGTTTGCGGTGAAGAAACAGCTTTGATGGCCTCCATAGAAGGTAAGCGGGGAATGCCTCGGTCACGACCTCCCTTTCCAGCAATATCAGGATTGTGGGGCAAGCCGACAAATATTAATAATGTGGAAACCTGGGCAGACACAGCACGTATCTTGCAAAAAGGCAGCGAATGGTATGCCGGGTATGGCTCAGAAAAAAGCAAAGGAACGAAGACCTTTGCCCTTGTAGGAAAGGTTGAGCGCACCGGGCTTATCGAAGTACCCCTAGGCATCACCTTGCGTCAAATAATATACGAAATCGGCGGTGGAATACTCAAAGGCAAGGAGTTCAAAGCCGTGCAAACCGGCGGCCCTTCAGGAGGCTGCCTGCCACCATCAATGCTCGATTCACCTGTTGACTATGAATCGCTAGCTGCTGCCGGCTCAATCATGGGCTCAGGCGGCATGATTGTTGCCGACGAAGACACCTGCATGGTCGATCTGACAAAGTACTTCCTTAATTTCACACAGGCTGAATCCTGCGGTAAATGTCCACCCTGCCGGGTTGGTACACGGCAAATGCTGGGCATTCTGGACCGCATTACTCGAGGCGAAGGCAAACCCGAAGATATAGCGCAGCTTGAGAGGATAGCCATAACAGTGAAGCAAGGCTCACTCTGTGGCTTAGGTCAAACCGCCCCTAACCCGGTGCTGACCACCATCCGCTATTTCCGCAATGAATACGAGGCTCACATTAATGAGAAGCGCTGCCCGGCCCGGGTATGTAAGAATTTGATTTCGTTCTATATTTTGCCGGACAAATGTCAAGGTTGCATGATCTGCCTCAGAGCCTGTCCTGTGGAGGCAATCACTGGTGACAAAAGAATGATTCACATCATCGACCAGGATAAATGTATTAAATGCGGGACATGCACTGATGTCTGCCCACCACGCTTTGCTGCCATAACAAAGGTTTCAGGTGAGCAAATCGAAGTCCCTCAGCAGCCAGTACCTATCGAGGCATCTGCTTAA
- a CDS encoding formate dehydrogenase subunit alpha encodes MNLTIDEQQVNVKEGATVLEAARQAGIYIPTLCYHPSLTPYGACRLCIVEIENLRGFPTACTTPVTEGMVVRTNTPQLQELRRSIFELILAEHPKQCLTCSKNLRCELQEIASRIGVEEITLSPIRKELPVYQDSPFFDRDYNLCILCGRCVRVCQEVRGAGAITFTYRGSQALVGTAFDKTLEDSGCQFCGACVDICPTGALMDRYSKWLGLPERSVITTCPYCGVGCQLSLEVNGGKVVRSVPVLENSVNQGQACVKGRFGIAEFVHHTERLTTPLIRKNGELVEASWDEALDLIADKLGRYKGDQFAFIASAKCTNEENYVAQKFTRIVMQTNNVDHCARLUHSPTVAGLAASFGSGAMTNSISEIKDAACILVIGSNTSAGHPVIALEIKKAVRDGGRLIVANPREIELCRYADIWLRHLPGSDVALLMGMMKVISDEELAELPFISECCDNFDNFKESLKNFDLDFVEKATGVPQNTIIEAARLYATCKPATIIYAMGITQHSHGTDNVLAVANLAMLTGNMGRPSTGVNPLRGQNNVQGACDMGALPNVYTGYQRVDNPDIQKKFEIAWRSDLSPTPGLTLTEMLDAACDGKIKAIYVMGENPILSDADANHTEKALKKLELLIVQDLFLTETARLADVVLPAVSFAEKDGTFTNTERRIQRVKKAIEPVGNSKPDWWIICQLARRMGAQNFDFENPSEVMEEIARLTPSYGGVSYERLEECGLQWPCPTKDHPGTPILHVGRFVCGLGKFTPLQYKPPAELPDKEYPLMLTTGRSLYHYHTGTMTRKITGLNALEPEGVVEINPSNASSLKIKDGNIVKVVSRRGELTAKAKVTEKSPQNVVYMTFHFAESAVNLLTNPALDPIAKIPELKVCAVKIEKAPKK; translated from the coding sequence ATGAACCTGACTATAGACGAGCAGCAGGTCAATGTAAAGGAGGGTGCCACAGTACTTGAGGCAGCCCGACAGGCAGGAATATATATTCCAACATTGTGTTATCATCCCAGCCTTACTCCATACGGAGCCTGCCGCTTGTGCATCGTAGAGATTGAGAATTTGCGTGGTTTTCCCACGGCCTGTACTACGCCGGTAACTGAAGGCATGGTGGTAAGAACCAATACTCCACAGCTCCAGGAGCTTAGACGAAGTATCTTTGAACTTATTCTGGCAGAACATCCCAAGCAATGCCTTACCTGCTCTAAGAATTTGCGTTGCGAGCTACAAGAGATTGCCTCCCGCATTGGAGTGGAGGAGATTACTCTCTCCCCTATCCGCAAGGAGCTACCGGTTTACCAGGACAGCCCATTTTTCGACCGCGATTACAATCTTTGCATACTCTGCGGCCGTTGCGTCCGAGTATGTCAAGAGGTTAGAGGAGCTGGAGCAATTACCTTTACCTATCGAGGCAGCCAGGCATTAGTCGGCACTGCTTTTGACAAGACATTGGAAGACTCAGGATGTCAATTCTGCGGGGCTTGTGTTGATATCTGTCCCACCGGCGCCCTGATGGACCGCTACAGCAAGTGGCTGGGGCTACCTGAACGCTCAGTAATTACCACCTGCCCCTACTGTGGAGTTGGTTGCCAGTTAAGCCTCGAAGTAAATGGAGGCAAGGTTGTCCGTTCAGTACCCGTCCTGGAAAATTCAGTAAATCAAGGACAGGCCTGTGTCAAAGGGCGTTTTGGCATTGCTGAGTTTGTCCATCATACTGAACGCTTGACCACACCCTTAATACGAAAGAACGGTGAACTTGTTGAGGCAAGCTGGGATGAGGCCTTAGACTTAATAGCAGACAAGCTGGGCAGATACAAAGGAGACCAATTCGCCTTTATCGCCTCAGCTAAGTGCACCAATGAAGAAAACTATGTGGCACAAAAATTCACACGCATAGTAATGCAGACCAACAATGTGGACCACTGTGCCCGTCTCTGACATTCCCCCACGGTGGCCGGTCTGGCCGCCAGTTTCGGTAGCGGTGCTATGACCAACTCTATCAGCGAAATCAAAGATGCTGCCTGTATCTTAGTCATCGGCAGCAATACCAGCGCCGGTCATCCGGTTATTGCACTGGAAATAAAGAAGGCAGTGCGCGATGGTGGCAGACTTATCGTTGCCAATCCTCGAGAGATTGAGCTTTGCCGCTATGCTGATATATGGCTGAGACACCTTCCGGGCAGTGACGTTGCCCTGCTCATGGGCATGATGAAGGTTATTTCAGACGAAGAACTGGCTGAGCTACCCTTTATCAGCGAATGCTGTGACAATTTCGACAACTTCAAGGAATCGCTGAAGAATTTTGACCTTGACTTCGTAGAAAAGGCTACTGGTGTGCCACAAAACACTATAATCGAGGCAGCTCGATTATATGCCACGTGCAAACCGGCAACCATAATTTATGCCATGGGCATTACCCAGCACAGCCATGGTACTGACAACGTACTGGCAGTCGCTAACCTGGCTATGTTGACCGGCAATATGGGCAGGCCTTCAACCGGTGTAAATCCACTGCGGGGGCAGAACAATGTCCAGGGTGCCTGTGACATGGGCGCCTTGCCCAACGTTTACACCGGCTATCAAAGGGTTGACAATCCTGACATTCAAAAGAAGTTTGAAATCGCCTGGAGAAGTGACTTGAGTCCAACTCCGGGATTAACCTTAACAGAGATGCTCGATGCTGCTTGCGATGGGAAGATTAAAGCAATTTACGTAATGGGCGAGAATCCGATATTGAGCGATGCTGACGCCAACCACACTGAGAAGGCACTGAAAAAGCTAGAACTCTTAATAGTTCAAGACCTTTTCCTGACCGAGACCGCACGGCTGGCAGATGTAGTTTTGCCAGCAGTCAGCTTCGCCGAAAAGGATGGCACTTTCACCAATACCGAACGGCGCATACAACGAGTGAAAAAGGCAATCGAACCTGTAGGCAACTCCAAGCCTGACTGGTGGATTATATGCCAGCTGGCCAGGAGAATGGGTGCCCAGAATTTCGACTTCGAGAACCCATCTGAAGTGATGGAGGAAATCGCCAGATTGACGCCCAGCTATGGAGGCGTCAGCTACGAACGCCTGGAAGAATGTGGACTGCAATGGCCTTGTCCAACTAAAGACCACCCAGGGACACCTATATTGCACGTAGGTAGATTCGTCTGCGGCCTGGGAAAATTCACACCGCTGCAATATAAGCCACCTGCTGAGCTACCTGACAAAGAATATCCGCTCATGCTTACCACGGGGCGCAGCCTGTATCACTATCACACTGGCACCATGACACGGAAGATCACCGGCCTCAATGCCCTTGAACCAGAGGGGGTAGTAGAGATAAATCCGTCGAATGCTTCTTCCCTGAAAATTAAGGATGGCAATATAGTCAAAGTGGTTTCACGTCGCGGTGAATTAACAGCCAAGGCAAAAGTAACTGAGAAGTCACCACAAAATGTTGTTTACATGACCTTCCATTTCGCTGAGAGCGCAGTCAATCTACTGACTAACCCGGCATTAGACCCAATAGCCAAAATCCCAGAACTGAAAGTATGCGCCGTCAAAATTGAAAAAGCGCCCAAGAAATAA
- the nuoE gene encoding NADH-quinone oxidoreductase subunit NuoE — MSTDLRKQMRELLDPLQGHKVILIPALQAVQEKFGYLPEAAMEEIGRVAGVSPNVVYGVASFYAQFRTTPVGKKHVTVCQGTACHVRGAARILEAIERALDIKAGETTPDLGYSLETVACIGACALAPTLRVNEDTHGKLTTNDIEKLFSKIARQEETSDS; from the coding sequence ATGTCAACTGATTTAAGAAAACAAATGCGTGAGCTACTTGACCCTTTGCAGGGGCACAAAGTCATTCTAATACCAGCTCTCCAGGCTGTGCAAGAGAAATTTGGCTATTTGCCTGAAGCGGCCATGGAGGAAATCGGACGCGTGGCTGGCGTGTCGCCAAACGTGGTCTACGGAGTAGCCAGCTTCTACGCACAGTTCAGGACAACTCCCGTAGGCAAAAAACATGTTACAGTATGCCAGGGCACTGCATGCCACGTGCGCGGCGCCGCCCGAATTCTGGAAGCTATTGAACGTGCTCTGGATATTAAAGCAGGTGAAACAACCCCCGACCTAGGGTATAGCCTGGAAACAGTTGCCTGCATAGGAGCCTGCGCACTTGCCCCTACACTGAGAGTAAACGAGGACACCCATGGCAAGTTAACTACGAACGATATCGAAAAACTTTTCTCGAAAATTGCTAGACAAGAGGAGACTTCTGACTCGTAA
- the nuoF gene encoding NADH-quinone oxidoreductase subunit NuoF — MEAKLNGEYTILVCQGTGCVSSKSDRITQALENHIKQSGLSKNVHVKLTGCHGFCQQGPIVIVEPEGIFYTQVKEEDVAEIVQSHIVDRKYVERLFYHNPVTDEVIPLYKDIPFYSRQHRLILRNCGHINPEQIDDYLATGGYAALKKAISEMEHTQIIEEINRSGLRGRGGAGFPTGKKWDEAHKAKEQPKYVVCNADEGDPGAFMDRSVLEADPHSVIEGMAIAGYAIGTSEGYIYVRAEYPLAVKRLRIAIAQAKERKLLGKNIMGSGFNFDIEIMQGAGAFVCGEGSALMYSIEGKRGMPRVRPPRSVAAGLWGKPTSLNNVKTYASVPLIINRGADWYRSIGTEGSKGTAVFALTGKIANSGLIEVPMGATLREVVFDIGGGVQEGKKFKAVQTGGPSGGCLPESALDLTIDFESLTKAGSMMGSGGMVVMDTDTCMVDLARFFLNFCCNESCGKCVPCREGLPLMIDIMHKITRGEGDLHDIDHLLDLGETVTKSALCGLGTTAPNPVLSSIRYFRDEWEAHVIDKKCPALVCKALINFYVLPDKCAGCGICLRACPVEAISGGKRLVHVIDQEKCIKCATCLEKCPERFSAIAKVTGEQIAVPKEPVPIGTP; from the coding sequence ATGGAAGCAAAGCTAAATGGCGAATATACAATCCTTGTATGTCAAGGAACCGGCTGCGTATCTTCTAAATCTGACAGAATTACCCAGGCGCTCGAGAACCATATTAAGCAATCAGGACTGTCTAAAAACGTGCATGTAAAACTTACCGGGTGCCACGGTTTCTGCCAGCAAGGCCCTATCGTCATTGTTGAACCTGAAGGGATTTTTTATACCCAGGTCAAAGAAGAAGATGTGGCAGAAATCGTACAATCCCATATTGTAGACAGGAAATACGTAGAACGATTGTTTTATCATAACCCTGTCACCGACGAGGTTATTCCTCTATACAAGGATATCCCTTTTTACAGTCGGCAACACCGCCTAATACTGCGTAACTGCGGGCATATCAACCCTGAACAAATTGACGATTATCTGGCTACTGGCGGCTATGCAGCATTGAAAAAGGCTATTTCCGAAATGGAACACACCCAAATCATTGAGGAGATTAACCGTTCAGGACTGCGGGGAAGAGGTGGTGCCGGATTTCCCACAGGGAAGAAATGGGACGAGGCCCATAAAGCAAAAGAACAGCCCAAATATGTGGTATGTAATGCCGATGAGGGAGACCCGGGAGCATTTATGGACCGTTCTGTTCTAGAAGCCGACCCGCACTCTGTTATTGAAGGGATGGCTATCGCTGGCTATGCTATCGGCACATCTGAAGGCTATATATATGTCCGCGCTGAGTACCCATTGGCAGTGAAGCGGCTCCGCATTGCCATAGCACAAGCCAAGGAACGCAAACTACTAGGAAAAAATATCATGGGCAGCGGATTCAACTTCGACATCGAGATAATGCAGGGTGCTGGGGCTTTCGTTTGCGGCGAAGGCAGTGCCCTGATGTATTCAATAGAAGGCAAGCGAGGAATGCCCCGGGTAAGGCCGCCGCGGTCAGTGGCAGCAGGGCTGTGGGGCAAACCTACATCTCTGAATAACGTCAAAACATATGCCAGCGTACCCTTGATTATCAACAGGGGTGCAGACTGGTATAGAAGTATAGGCACCGAGGGCAGCAAAGGAACAGCAGTGTTTGCTCTCACCGGCAAGATAGCCAATAGCGGCCTGATTGAAGTACCAATGGGAGCTACTCTCCGCGAGGTCGTTTTTGACATTGGAGGTGGTGTCCAGGAGGGCAAGAAATTCAAAGCTGTTCAGACAGGCGGCCCGTCTGGTGGCTGTTTGCCTGAGAGTGCATTAGACCTAACGATCGACTTCGAGTCACTAACTAAGGCCGGTTCTATGATGGGGTCTGGAGGCATGGTGGTAATGGATACAGACACTTGCATGGTAGACCTGGCACGTTTTTTCCTCAACTTCTGCTGCAATGAATCATGTGGCAAGTGCGTGCCATGCCGAGAGGGACTGCCTCTAATGATTGACATCATGCACAAGATAACCCGAGGTGAAGGAGATTTACACGATATCGACCACCTGCTTGATTTAGGTGAGACAGTAACGAAGAGTGCCCTATGCGGATTGGGAACAACCGCCCCTAACCCTGTGCTGTCAAGTATTCGCTATTTCCGGGACGAGTGGGAGGCTCATGTCATCGACAAAAAGTGCCCGGCACTAGTGTGCAAGGCTCTTATAAATTTCTACGTACTCCCCGACAAATGCGCTGGCTGTGGTATCTGCCTCCGAGCCTGCCCTGTGGAGGCAATCAGCGGGGGCAAGAGGCTAGTCCACGTCATCGACCAGGAGAAATGCATCAAGTGTGCAACTTGCCTCGAGAAATGCCCTGAGCGCTTCAGCGCCATAGCCAAGGTGACAGGAGAGCAAATCGCCGTGCCCAAAGAGCCAGTACCGATAGGCACACCTTAA